One Thalassotalea sediminis DNA segment encodes these proteins:
- a CDS encoding Slp family lipoprotein gives MYTRTLFMSFFALVMSGCVHVPEKLTVSENTNLTNFEQAKRADSNLKGQQARWGGVIAKVTNQSENTIIEVVHFDLKPSMRPKVKDETKGRFKVIYPGLLDPVIFKEGRSITAIGQVGILSSGKIGEHDYQYPTLMADYVHLWKEVKQVDVRVEHYPHWYAPSLWYYSRPYYHRPVYRRVNGPTKPKVQKK, from the coding sequence ATGTATACTCGAACTCTATTCATGAGCTTTTTTGCCTTAGTCATGAGCGGCTGTGTCCATGTTCCTGAAAAACTGACTGTTTCAGAGAACACTAATTTAACAAATTTTGAACAGGCAAAACGTGCTGATAGCAACCTGAAAGGGCAACAAGCTAGGTGGGGCGGGGTAATTGCTAAAGTAACAAATCAGTCGGAAAATACCATTATTGAAGTGGTGCATTTTGACTTGAAACCTTCTATGCGTCCTAAAGTTAAAGATGAAACGAAAGGGCGTTTTAAAGTCATTTACCCAGGCTTATTAGATCCCGTTATTTTCAAAGAAGGTCGCAGCATTACCGCTATCGGTCAAGTAGGTATTTTATCCTCGGGTAAAATAGGCGAACATGATTATCAGTATCCTACGTTAATGGCTGATTATGTGCATTTGTGGAAAGAAGTGAAGCAAGTTGATGTAAGAGTTGAGCATTACCCTCATTGGTATGCGCCTTCGTTATGGTATTACTCTAGACCTTATTATCACCGCCCAGTTTATCGACGAGTTAACGGACCTACTAAGCCTAAAGTTCAAAAAAAATAA
- a CDS encoding alpha/beta fold hydrolase, whose product MREFSATNSNISFSGLATGLVNKKPVLCLHGWLDNAASFVPLMAHLTDRYLVAIDWPGHGHSAHRGQDAHYHFIDYVYDLLLLIEHQGWQSVDIVGHSMGGMVAQAFAASFPEKVSSVTLIDAMGFITESAENTTQQLRKGMKSRLQLSTKSKPVHLSVESAIKARMSVSDLTYESAKLIVGRGIVAHENGYTWRADSRLRNTSPYRLTKSQARQLVSDIASPVQLICGDHGLDIVDKGIATFKAYFKQLTVHQIAGGHHVHMELPKKTAVLIDEFIKKPVK is encoded by the coding sequence GTGCGCGAATTTTCAGCGACAAACTCGAATATAAGTTTTTCAGGTCTTGCCACAGGGCTTGTCAATAAAAAACCGGTATTGTGTTTACATGGTTGGTTAGACAATGCCGCGAGTTTTGTACCCCTTATGGCACATTTAACAGATCGTTATCTCGTTGCTATTGATTGGCCAGGCCATGGGCACTCTGCGCACCGTGGCCAAGATGCACATTATCACTTTATCGATTATGTCTATGATTTACTGTTATTGATTGAACACCAGGGCTGGCAAAGCGTCGATATTGTTGGCCATTCAATGGGAGGCATGGTCGCACAAGCCTTTGCAGCTTCTTTTCCTGAAAAAGTATCAAGCGTAACCTTAATTGATGCTATGGGCTTTATTACTGAAAGCGCTGAAAATACAACGCAACAATTACGTAAAGGTATGAAAAGCCGCTTACAGCTAAGCACAAAAAGTAAACCAGTACATTTATCAGTTGAATCAGCGATTAAAGCAAGAATGTCTGTTTCTGATTTAACTTATGAGTCTGCTAAACTTATTGTAGGACGTGGTATTGTTGCTCATGAAAATGGCTATACTTGGCGAGCAGATAGCCGATTAAGAAATACATCCCCTTATCGGCTAACGAAATCACAAGCACGGCAACTGGTGAGTGATATAGCAAGCCCTGTACAACTGATCTGTGGTGATCATGGCTTAGATATTGTTGACAAAGGTATAGCAACCTTTAAAGCATATTTTAAGCAATTGACGGTTCATCAAATTGCAGGTGGACATCATGTGCATATGGAGTTGCCTAAAAAAACAGCGGTGTTAATTGACGAATTTATTAAAAAGCCTGTTAAATAG
- the fadD gene encoding long-chain-fatty-acid--CoA ligase FadD — MQKVWLEKSYPPGVPHEIDPDKYSSLVEMFDKYVGIYANRAAFINMGAEITYAELEQQAKAFAAYCQQELGLKKGDRFAIMVPNCLQYPVALFGALLAGLTVVNVNPLYTARELEHQLNDSGTTAMLIIENFAHTLEKVIDNTPIKHVVLTSLGDRLGMVKGKIVNAVVKHVKKMVPAFSLKNTIRFNTVIRKGSTLPFTPVLLKGDDLAFLQYTGGTTGVSKGAMLTHRNMVANLEQAKAVIKPQLEEGKELVVTALPLYHIFALTANCLTFITLGGTNLLITNPRDMPGFVKELGKYQFTAITGVNTLFNGLLNTPGFADLDFSYLKVSLGGGMAVQRPVAEKWETVTKTRLLEGYGLTECAPLVTLSPYNQAHYNGSIGLPAPSTDIRIIKDDGTEAGIGEAGELCVKGPQVMAGYYHRKEATEEILNDGWLATGDIATMDDAGYFRIVDRKKDMIIVSGFNVFPNEIEEIAVSHEGILEAAAVGIPHEISGEEVKLFVVLKDTTLTTEDIIKHCKKNLTNYKVPKHIEIREELPKTNVGKILRRELR, encoded by the coding sequence GTGCAAAAAGTATGGCTTGAAAAAAGTTATCCACCCGGAGTACCTCACGAAATTGATCCGGATAAATACAGCTCATTAGTGGAAATGTTTGATAAATATGTCGGCATTTATGCAAATCGTGCTGCCTTTATAAATATGGGGGCAGAAATTACCTATGCAGAATTGGAGCAACAAGCAAAGGCTTTTGCCGCATATTGTCAACAAGAATTAGGGCTCAAGAAAGGCGATCGATTTGCTATCATGGTACCTAACTGTTTGCAGTACCCAGTAGCATTATTTGGAGCTCTCCTTGCGGGATTAACAGTTGTAAATGTCAACCCATTGTATACAGCGCGTGAATTAGAGCATCAGTTAAATGACTCCGGCACGACCGCGATGCTCATTATAGAAAATTTTGCACATACCTTGGAAAAGGTTATCGATAATACGCCAATAAAACATGTTGTATTAACGTCTCTAGGTGATCGTTTAGGGATGGTTAAAGGGAAAATTGTTAATGCCGTCGTAAAACATGTTAAGAAGATGGTACCAGCGTTTTCATTAAAGAATACTATTCGTTTCAATACGGTTATTAGAAAAGGAAGTACACTGCCATTTACGCCTGTGTTATTAAAAGGTGATGATCTAGCGTTTTTACAATATACAGGTGGAACAACTGGAGTGTCTAAAGGTGCGATGTTAACGCACCGCAACATGGTTGCTAACCTTGAACAAGCTAAAGCCGTTATTAAGCCGCAACTTGAAGAGGGAAAAGAGTTAGTTGTAACTGCACTGCCGCTTTATCATATTTTTGCATTAACCGCGAATTGCTTAACGTTTATTACGCTAGGCGGTACAAACTTGTTGATTACAAATCCACGAGATATGCCTGGCTTTGTTAAAGAATTAGGTAAATATCAATTTACTGCCATTACTGGTGTGAATACTTTGTTTAATGGTTTATTAAACACTCCAGGTTTTGCTGATTTAGATTTTAGCTATTTGAAGGTCTCGTTAGGTGGGGGGATGGCTGTTCAGCGTCCGGTTGCTGAAAAATGGGAAACTGTGACAAAAACACGATTACTTGAAGGTTATGGTTTAACCGAGTGTGCGCCACTTGTTACGTTGAGTCCATACAATCAGGCTCATTATAATGGCAGTATAGGGTTACCTGCACCATCAACAGATATTCGTATAATAAAAGATGATGGTACAGAAGCTGGAATTGGCGAAGCAGGTGAGCTTTGCGTTAAAGGGCCGCAAGTGATGGCCGGTTACTATCATCGCAAAGAAGCGACTGAAGAAATATTAAATGACGGTTGGTTAGCAACCGGTGATATTGCTACCATGGATGATGCTGGTTATTTTAGAATTGTTGATCGAAAGAAAGACATGATTATCGTCTCTGGTTTTAATGTTTTCCCTAATGAAATAGAAGAAATTGCAGTATCACATGAGGGAATATTAGAGGCAGCCGCTGTTGGTATTCCACATGAAATAAGTGGAGAAGAAGTGAAGCTTTTTGTCGTGTTAAAAGATACCACTTTAACGACAGAAGACATAATTAAGCACTGCAAGAAAAACCTGACAAATTATAAAGTTCCTAAGCATATTGAAATTAGGGAAGAATTACCCAAGACAAATGTAGGTAAAATATTAAGAAGAGAGTTACGCTAG
- a CDS encoding YciK family oxidoreductase, whose protein sequence is MFNYTMKDNCLAKKVILVTGAGSGIGRQAALTYAKLGATVILLGKTVQKLEQVYDEIIANGGAEPAIVPLDLKGATQQNYIDMSSTIAQQFGHLDGALLNASMLGELTPYTHIHQQIWDDTIKVNVTAQHLLSQALIPTMLKADNASLVFTSSGVGSKGRAYWGAYSVSKFATEGLMQVIADEYDESNLRVNAINPGATATAMRATAYPAEDQSTLATPEDIMPLYVYLMSDDSQNTTGQVIKAQ, encoded by the coding sequence ATGTTCAACTACACGATGAAAGACAATTGCTTAGCCAAAAAAGTTATCTTAGTAACAGGTGCTGGCAGCGGTATTGGTCGTCAAGCAGCACTTACCTACGCAAAATTAGGCGCGACGGTAATTTTATTAGGAAAAACGGTACAAAAGCTTGAGCAGGTTTATGATGAAATAATCGCAAATGGCGGTGCAGAACCTGCAATCGTACCATTAGATTTAAAAGGTGCTACACAACAGAATTACATTGATATGTCTTCCACCATTGCCCAACAATTTGGTCACCTAGATGGTGCGCTTCTTAATGCTTCAATGTTGGGTGAGTTAACACCGTACACACATATTCACCAGCAGATTTGGGACGATACGATTAAGGTTAATGTCACAGCGCAACATTTGTTATCCCAAGCATTAATTCCAACCATGCTAAAAGCGGATAATGCGTCATTAGTTTTTACCTCATCAGGTGTAGGTAGTAAGGGGCGAGCCTATTGGGGCGCTTATAGTGTATCAAAATTTGCCACCGAAGGATTAATGCAAGTCATTGCAGATGAATATGACGAGTCTAACCTCCGTGTGAACGCTATTAACCCAGGCGCAACAGCAACAGCTATGCGTGCAACCGCATACCCAGCAGAAGATCAGTCAACGTTAGCGACACCAGAAGACATCATGCCACTTTATGTCTATTTGATGTCAGATGATAGCCAAAACACAACAGGGCAAGTCATAAAAGCACAGTAG
- a CDS encoding VolA/Pla-1 family phospholipase produces the protein MKKLVLSLAIASTLGLVACDSETVKDVKKEVANEAPVVVTPARIVFDPASGIEGLSVPNDLIFSGSQDGTLEIPVADPTNGADPFVAASALDGWSTVNPFVINIDVPDGRMLDGDSVFNPNSVRVFETIMGGDTSDADCATVTRGLACKVVKELTYLEDFVTQKSGNAVAFVPLKPLKGKTTYVFALTNSLQDSDGNAIAGSTTYELARQDINEKPLGSESQLVLQGVINSYEKAVVAAGVPSEDIIYTMAMTTQSTTDVMNTLKSLMANNLQQGNYPSVTMSDTGMSVADVLAAQLPPSAVPLYSAANYLKGSITLPYYSGIPSAENPTAPVNTWWTALCDSAAMLAGLAAQNPAAIPAEAVSPTDEQCMAISQASGLPAPGLRDLGIDTERNLTKYNPVPKVNAMLPLEVQMTTPDLAWANPVRASMGLPALSEPAEGWPVVILQHGITTKKEVMLNLTGILAINGIATVAIDYPLHGTRGFDVDGVPGDDINATEISALHYMNLGSMLTMRDNTRQSAIDLLGLRMGLNFFNGVDSDGNNININTNEVHFLGHSLGAIYGMNAVTLANTPLAPTFDPLLKITTNILAMPGLMLPNFGIESPAFESLAKSNLALSSSDEFAAFIAQSYPTGYTQEQLSGAYELFYDSLEPSQQASLDAVFAQFTLIAQTVNDSGDPVNYVQQLAATATPTLLFEIVGDGMDNLPDQVVTNTSPFTPLGGTEPAIALLGLPNVNDSAQGSGAVRFKYGHHGSLLDPRANEASPDAEKSARVMTEMQKQLVSFILSKGQAIVVNDADVIK, from the coding sequence ATGAAAAAGCTAGTTTTGAGTCTCGCAATTGCAAGCACCCTTGGCTTGGTAGCCTGTGATAGCGAAACTGTCAAAGATGTTAAAAAAGAGGTAGCAAATGAGGCTCCTGTAGTTGTTACACCCGCGCGAATTGTATTTGATCCAGCGTCAGGCATAGAAGGCCTCTCAGTACCGAATGACCTGATTTTTTCAGGCTCTCAAGACGGAACACTTGAAATTCCAGTAGCAGATCCAACAAATGGTGCAGATCCTTTTGTAGCGGCTAGCGCACTCGATGGCTGGTCGACAGTAAATCCATTTGTGATTAATATCGATGTACCTGACGGTCGTATGCTAGATGGTGATAGCGTCTTTAATCCAAATTCAGTTCGTGTATTTGAAACGATTATGGGCGGAGACACGTCAGATGCAGATTGTGCCACAGTTACGCGAGGCCTCGCTTGCAAGGTTGTTAAAGAATTAACGTATTTAGAAGATTTTGTTACGCAAAAATCGGGCAATGCAGTTGCTTTCGTTCCACTTAAGCCACTAAAAGGCAAAACTACTTATGTCTTTGCGTTAACGAATAGTTTGCAAGATAGTGATGGTAATGCCATTGCAGGTTCAACAACGTATGAACTTGCTCGACAAGATATCAATGAAAAACCACTTGGCAGTGAATCACAACTCGTACTTCAAGGTGTCATCAATAGTTACGAAAAAGCGGTGGTTGCTGCTGGTGTACCAAGTGAAGACATTATTTATACGATGGCGATGACAACGCAATCGACAACTGATGTTATGAATACCTTAAAAAGCTTAATGGCGAATAACCTGCAGCAAGGCAACTATCCATCGGTAACAATGAGCGATACCGGTATGTCTGTTGCTGATGTTCTGGCAGCGCAGTTACCGCCATCAGCGGTACCTTTATATTCAGCAGCAAATTATTTGAAAGGTAGTATTACTTTACCATATTATTCAGGAATACCTTCGGCTGAAAACCCTACAGCGCCCGTCAACACTTGGTGGACAGCATTATGTGATTCTGCAGCAATGTTAGCAGGCCTTGCTGCACAAAACCCTGCAGCTATTCCAGCAGAAGCGGTGAGTCCTACTGATGAGCAATGTATGGCAATATCTCAAGCGAGTGGTTTGCCTGCGCCAGGTTTACGTGACTTGGGCATTGATACTGAACGTAACTTAACGAAATATAATCCAGTACCAAAAGTGAATGCGATGTTGCCACTTGAAGTACAGATGACAACGCCAGATTTGGCTTGGGCTAACCCTGTTCGTGCAAGCATGGGGCTACCTGCACTATCTGAGCCAGCAGAAGGTTGGCCGGTTGTCATTCTTCAACATGGCATTACAACGAAAAAAGAAGTAATGCTAAATCTAACGGGCATTTTGGCTATTAATGGTATCGCAACGGTCGCCATTGACTACCCGTTACATGGTACACGAGGTTTTGATGTTGATGGCGTGCCAGGCGACGACATTAATGCGACTGAAATAAGTGCATTACACTACATGAACTTAGGTAGCATGTTAACGATGCGAGATAACACCCGTCAAAGTGCAATAGATTTACTGGGCTTACGTATGGGGTTAAACTTCTTTAATGGCGTTGATAGTGATGGCAACAACATCAATATTAATACCAATGAAGTGCACTTTTTAGGGCACTCATTAGGTGCTATTTATGGAATGAATGCGGTAACATTAGCAAATACACCACTTGCGCCAACGTTTGATCCACTACTTAAAATTACGACAAACATCTTAGCGATGCCAGGATTAATGTTACCTAACTTTGGTATTGAATCTCCGGCCTTTGAAAGCTTAGCCAAGTCGAATTTAGCACTTAGTTCTTCTGATGAATTTGCTGCTTTCATCGCGCAGTCTTATCCAACAGGTTATACTCAAGAACAGTTGTCTGGTGCGTATGAGCTTTTCTATGATAGCTTAGAGCCAAGCCAACAAGCGTCACTTGATGCGGTATTTGCACAATTTACTTTAATTGCTCAAACAGTAAATGATTCAGGTGACCCGGTAAATTATGTTCAACAGTTAGCCGCAACGGCTACACCAACGTTGTTATTTGAAATTGTTGGTGATGGTATGGACAATTTGCCAGATCAAGTAGTAACCAATACTTCACCATTTACGCCGTTGGGAGGTACTGAACCTGCTATTGCCTTATTGGGGTTACCTAATGTAAATGACTCTGCACAAGGTTCTGGGGCTGTTAGATTTAAATATGGTCATCATGGTTCATTACTTGATCCTAGAGCTAATGAAGCATCCCCTGATGCAGAAAAAAGCGCACGTGTAATGACTGAAATGCAAAAACAATTAGTAAGCTTTATCTTGAGTAAAGGTCAAGCTATTGTTGTTAACGATGCAGACGTAATAAAATAG
- the sohB gene encoding protease SohB, with protein sequence MEFLYEYGLFLAKTITFVLAFAGIVAIIAASAMKQAQKKGELEVSDISEQLKDIEEEVTHHLLSKEALKEKEKQDKKAEKLKAKEDKKAADEGTNKSEPKLFVIDFKGSIDAKEVSALREEITAILMVATAQDEVLVKLESSGGMAHCYGLAASQLERIKQANIPLTISVDKVAASGGYMMACVADKIVSAPFAIVGSIGVIAQIPNFNKVLKKNDVEFEQLTAGEFKRTLTMFGENTDKGREKFKEELEEMHDLFKAHIKEHRPELDVESVATGETWLGKKAIALNLVDSLMTSDDYICQANKEKKVIGIKYAVKKGLADKLSKAASMSIDNVMSKLWQHNRIFPS encoded by the coding sequence TTGGAATTTTTATACGAATATGGTTTGTTTCTCGCTAAAACAATTACCTTTGTGCTAGCTTTCGCAGGAATTGTTGCCATTATTGCAGCATCAGCAATGAAGCAAGCACAGAAAAAGGGAGAGCTTGAAGTTTCTGATATCTCTGAACAACTGAAAGATATTGAAGAAGAAGTAACTCACCATTTATTGAGTAAAGAAGCGCTTAAAGAAAAAGAAAAACAAGATAAGAAAGCTGAGAAATTAAAAGCCAAAGAAGATAAAAAAGCTGCTGATGAGGGCACAAATAAGTCTGAACCAAAGTTATTTGTTATTGATTTTAAAGGTAGCATAGACGCTAAAGAGGTTTCTGCATTAAGAGAAGAAATTACCGCAATTTTGATGGTAGCGACAGCGCAAGATGAAGTACTCGTAAAGCTTGAAAGTAGTGGTGGTATGGCTCACTGTTATGGCCTAGCAGCATCGCAATTGGAGCGTATTAAGCAAGCAAATATCCCACTCACTATTTCAGTCGATAAAGTCGCTGCTAGTGGCGGTTATATGATGGCTTGCGTAGCAGATAAAATTGTAAGTGCGCCTTTTGCTATCGTGGGCTCGATAGGGGTTATTGCTCAAATCCCTAACTTTAATAAAGTATTGAAGAAAAATGATGTTGAATTTGAACAGCTTACTGCTGGTGAATTTAAACGTACATTAACGATGTTTGGCGAAAATACAGATAAGGGGCGAGAGAAATTTAAAGAAGAGCTAGAGGAAATGCACGACCTTTTTAAAGCACATATTAAAGAACATCGCCCAGAATTAGATGTTGAAAGTGTAGCAACGGGAGAAACTTGGTTAGGTAAGAAAGCAATCGCATTAAACCTCGTTGACAGTTTAATGACGAGTGATGACTACATTTGCCAAGCCAATAAAGAAAAGAAAGTTATCGGGATAAAATATGCCGTTAAAAAAGGGTTAGCTGACAAACTTTCGAAAGCAGCATCAATGTCGATTGATAACGTTATGAGTAAGTTATGGCAACATAATCGTATTTTTCCTAGTTGA
- a CDS encoding dicarboxylate/amino acid:cation symporter: MTTTKKPFGLTARIVIGMVLGILSGLVLQSLMGKSGDFVLNLALFELSLKSFLVDGVFEVGGQIFIASLKMLVVPLVFVSLICGTCSLQDTTKLGRIGGKAVSLYLLTTAIAISIAMFIALVVSPGEGVNMTTSTSFEAKEAPSLAQVFIQMFPTNPFAAFAQGNMLQVIIFALLFGIAIALSGESGNRIAKMFEDLNVVIMRLVTILMNLAPYGVFCLLAKLFATMDFSVFGNIIKYFFVVFFVLILHGTVTYSVLLKALAGLNPLTFLKKMRDAMLFAFSTSSSNATIPVTMETATKKIGANNAISSFTVPLGATINMDGTAIMQGVATVFIAQVFNVDLTVTDFLTVILTATLASVGTAGVPGVGLIMLAMVLDQVGLPVEGIALIIGVDRLLDMTRTAVNVTGDCMVTTIVAKSEGQLDQDIFNNEKAGQKIEEIDFHHLKD; this comes from the coding sequence ATGACAACAACTAAAAAACCTTTTGGATTAACGGCAAGAATCGTTATTGGTATGGTGCTAGGCATACTATCAGGCCTTGTATTACAATCACTTATGGGCAAGTCGGGCGATTTCGTCTTAAACCTCGCTTTATTTGAATTATCACTTAAGAGCTTTTTAGTGGATGGTGTATTTGAAGTTGGTGGACAAATATTCATCGCCAGTTTAAAAATGCTCGTTGTTCCACTAGTGTTTGTTTCACTGATCTGTGGAACGTGTTCGTTACAAGATACAACAAAATTAGGTAGAATTGGCGGCAAAGCCGTTAGTTTATATCTACTCACAACCGCTATTGCCATCAGTATTGCCATGTTTATCGCTTTGGTTGTTTCACCAGGTGAAGGTGTAAATATGACAACGAGTACTTCATTTGAAGCGAAAGAGGCACCAAGCTTAGCGCAAGTGTTTATACAGATGTTTCCAACTAATCCTTTTGCAGCTTTTGCACAAGGAAATATGCTGCAAGTCATTATCTTCGCACTACTTTTTGGTATCGCGATTGCACTTTCAGGCGAGTCAGGTAACCGCATTGCAAAAATGTTTGAAGACTTAAACGTTGTGATAATGCGATTGGTAACAATATTAATGAACTTAGCGCCATACGGGGTCTTTTGTTTGCTTGCTAAACTCTTTGCCACCATGGACTTTAGTGTGTTCGGGAATATTATCAAATATTTCTTCGTTGTATTTTTCGTACTAATATTGCATGGCACTGTCACCTACTCAGTCTTATTAAAAGCATTAGCGGGCTTAAACCCTTTAACATTTTTAAAGAAGATGCGAGATGCAATGTTATTTGCATTTTCTACTTCAAGTAGCAATGCAACAATTCCAGTTACCATGGAAACTGCAACCAAGAAAATTGGCGCAAATAATGCAATTTCATCCTTTACTGTGCCATTAGGTGCAACAATCAATATGGATGGTACTGCAATTATGCAAGGTGTTGCGACAGTATTCATTGCACAGGTATTCAATGTCGACTTAACAGTTACCGATTTCTTAACTGTTATTTTAACAGCCACATTAGCTTCAGTTGGTACTGCTGGCGTACCTGGTGTTGGTTTAATCATGCTTGCTATGGTGCTAGATCAAGTAGGTCTGCCCGTTGAAGGTATAGCGTTAATTATTGGTGTTGACCGTTTACTCGACATGACCCGAACAGCTGTAAATGTTACCGGTGATTGCATGGTAACGACAATTGTAGCGAAATCGGAAGGACAGTTAGATCAAGACATTTTCAACAATGAAAAAGCAGGCCAGAAAATAGAAGAAATTGACTTTCATCATTTAAAAGATTGA
- a CDS encoding Ig-like domain-containing protein, with protein MALMRTVFYIICCMALIGCGGGDGGLSQDGPSDPSTPDPITISLSLSDTNVSDAAPITVTATVKQGNSPLANRLVSFEVNDSELAYLSPENGASSTNSEGVATVMLMAGTKAGGGDVIATISSGEESNSVGFNSAGDGTNVANPKVSAITLFASNQQIASSGADEVELTAIVKDKDNNLLANTNVSFSASSGGVVVTQGNTGLDGRAIAKLTTAGEPQNRLISLVAQVEDITDSINIQVVGTSINLTGSSSLAINDTSTYIVNVLDSDGNGIAETNVTLSLLNESTETPAGQVANITLPVSVMTDTTGKATIDVTGTTGGTNTIVANALGAITELDVAVQADSFIFTGFNNKVNGNVNPSISPELPDVLLSKTVDVTLTWLRSGQPVADNTPVNFTTTRGNLASASGVTSNGKVTASITSTNAGKALVTFTGSDGNIVLNNQIEFEFIAEDADRIIAQASPNSIAPNGDTSTISVVVRDPNGNLVKNKVVDFNLSDTNGGSIFPASATTDRNGAASTVYTSNTVSAENEVIITATVKDTPSVSDVVNLTVADRELFISIGTGNEVEEIETDTYKKTYSVFVTDVDSTPVENAELTVSAIPRYFYKGMWVHVLDENGEFLYWGAQHSIRCDNEDVNRNGILDPGEDVNGDGMLTPGNIVAADGNITTDDTGRAVIDIVYPQSDSRWVDIQLKVSTKVTGTENLSQSTFTLPVSAEDVNSEFINPPVENTMLRSPYGLLADCTSID; from the coding sequence ATGGCACTAATGAGAACCGTCTTTTATATCATTTGTTGCATGGCTCTAATCGGCTGTGGTGGAGGAGATGGCGGACTTAGTCAAGACGGTCCATCCGATCCATCTACACCTGATCCCATTACTATCTCGTTGAGTTTATCTGACACAAATGTATCAGATGCAGCGCCAATTACGGTTACCGCTACAGTTAAGCAAGGCAATAGTCCTCTCGCTAATCGACTTGTTTCCTTTGAAGTAAATGATTCAGAGTTAGCGTATTTGTCACCTGAAAATGGGGCAAGTTCTACAAATAGTGAAGGTGTTGCAACTGTCATGCTAATGGCGGGGACTAAAGCTGGCGGCGGCGATGTTATTGCCACAATTTCGTCAGGGGAAGAATCTAATTCAGTTGGTTTTAATAGCGCCGGTGACGGTACCAATGTAGCAAACCCTAAAGTATCAGCTATTACGCTTTTTGCCAGTAACCAACAGATAGCATCAAGTGGTGCCGATGAGGTTGAACTAACGGCGATTGTTAAAGATAAAGACAATAATTTGCTTGCCAATACAAATGTCTCTTTTAGTGCTAGTTCAGGTGGTGTTGTAGTAACGCAAGGCAACACAGGCCTCGATGGTAGAGCAATTGCAAAATTAACGACAGCGGGTGAACCACAAAATCGATTGATTTCATTGGTAGCTCAAGTTGAAGACATTACAGATAGTATTAATATTCAAGTCGTAGGTACGAGTATAAACTTAACCGGTTCTAGCTCGCTTGCAATTAATGACACCTCAACCTATATCGTTAATGTATTAGATTCAGACGGTAATGGTATTGCAGAAACAAATGTTACTTTATCGTTACTGAATGAATCAACAGAAACACCAGCAGGGCAAGTAGCAAATATAACGCTGCCAGTATCAGTAATGACAGATACTACAGGGAAAGCGACGATCGATGTTACTGGAACAACAGGTGGCACAAATACGATTGTTGCCAATGCATTAGGCGCAATTACTGAACTCGACGTAGCTGTACAAGCAGATTCATTTATCTTTACTGGGTTTAATAACAAAGTAAATGGTAATGTGAACCCTTCTATTAGCCCTGAATTGCCTGATGTATTACTATCGAAAACAGTAGATGTGACGCTAACATGGTTACGTTCTGGTCAGCCAGTGGCTGATAATACACCGGTTAACTTTACGACAACACGCGGTAATTTAGCCAGTGCAAGCGGCGTAACAAGTAACGGTAAGGTGACTGCATCAATCACATCGACTAACGCGGGTAAAGCATTGGTTACCTTTACAGGTTCTGATGGCAATATTGTATTAAACAACCAAATAGAATTTGAATTTATTGCAGAAGATGCTGATAGAATTATTGCACAAGCTTCACCAAACTCTATTGCACCAAACGGTGATACTTCAACGATATCTGTTGTCGTAAGAGATCCGAATGGTAATTTAGTTAAAAATAAAGTGGTAGATTTTAACTTATCAGATACTAATGGTGGCAGTATCTTTCCAGCGAGCGCTACGACAGACCGAAATGGCGCAGCATCCACGGTCTATACCTCAAATACAGTATCGGCTGAGAACGAGGTTATAATAACGGCAACGGTCAAAGACACGCCTAGTGTTTCAGACGTTGTCAATTTAACCGTCGCAGATAGAGAGCTTTTTATCTCGATTGGTACCGGTAATGAAGTAGAAGAAATTGAAACAGATACCTATAAGAAAACTTATTCAGTGTTTGTTACCGATGTAGACTCTACGCCAGTAGAAAATGCTGAGTTAACGGTTTCAGCAATACCTCGATACTTTTATAAAGGTATGTGGGTGCATGTGCTCGATGAAAACGGTGAATTTTTATATTGGGGCGCTCAACATTCAATTCGTTGTGACAATGAAGATGTTAACCGTAATGGTATTTTAGATCCTGGCGAAGACGTTAACGGTGACGGCATGTTAACGCCTGGTAATATTGTAGCGGCTGATGGCAACATAACGACTGATGATACCGGTAGGGCAGTAATAGACATTGTGTACCCACAAAGTGATTCAAGATGGGTAGACATTCAGTTAAAAGTGTCAACAAAAGTAACAGGCACCGAAAACTTATCGCAATCAACCTTTACACTACCTGTGTCAGCCGAAGACGTGAACAGTGAGTTTATTAACCCTCCGGTTGAAAATACAATGTTAAGAAGCCCTTATGGCTTATTGGCTGATTGTACTTCAATAGATTAA